A section of the Oryza sativa Japonica Group chromosome 1, ASM3414082v1 genome encodes:
- the LOC4324064 gene encoding em-like protein: MAQQAEKAAELQDPEIRAELDRRARDDGKTVIKSGTGGKSLDAQERLAEGRKKGGLSRTTESGKERADDDTGAVLIEPDDKMLKEAKKNLGRK, translated from the exons ATGGCGCAGcaggcggagaaggcggcggagcTGCAGGACCCGGAGATCCGGGCGGAGCTGGACCGGCGCGCCCGCGACGACGGCAAGACCGTCATCAAGAGCGGCACCGGCGGCAAGAGCCTCGACGCCCAGGAGCGCCTCGCCGAAG GGCGTAAGAAGGGAGGGCTGAGCCGCACGACGGAGTCCGGCAAGGAGCGCGCCGACGACGACACCGGCGCCGTGCTCATCGAGCCCGACGACAAGATGCTCAAGGAGGCCAAAAAGAACCTGGGCCGCAAGTGA